One Kribbella sp. NBC_00662 genomic region harbors:
- a CDS encoding N-acetyltransferase family protein, translated as MTDLVIRRATAADVAPIVAMIADDQLGATRESLDDLTPYLAAFEQIDGDPNQLLMVAERNDEVIGTLQLTFIPGLSRRGSTRGLIEAVRVAAPARGSGLGTRLIQWAIDESRSRGCTLVQLTSDKSRTNAHRFYTNLGFTNSHEGFKLKLI; from the coding sequence ATGACCGACCTCGTGATCCGCCGCGCCACCGCCGCCGACGTCGCCCCGATCGTCGCCATGATCGCCGACGACCAACTCGGCGCCACCCGCGAGTCCCTCGACGACCTGACGCCGTACCTGGCCGCCTTCGAGCAGATCGATGGCGACCCCAACCAACTCCTGATGGTTGCCGAGCGCAACGACGAGGTGATCGGCACGCTGCAGCTCACCTTCATCCCCGGCCTCTCCCGCCGAGGCTCCACCCGCGGCCTGATCGAAGCCGTCCGGGTAGCCGCCCCCGCCCGCGGCTCCGGCCTGGGCACCCGGCTGATCCAATGGGCCATCGATGAATCCCGCTCCCGAGGCTGCACCCTGGTCCAACTCACCTCGGACAAATCCCGCACCAACGCCCACCGCTTCTACACCAACCTCGGCTTCACCAACTCCCACGAGGGCTTCAAACTCAAACTCATTTGA
- a CDS encoding N-acetylglucosamine kinase, whose product MGALVPGGVLAFDAGNSKTDVALVAADGTVLGMARGGGFEPQKLGPVAAVAGLEPLVRAAAAEAGLELGDVPLVQQISACLANADLPIEVEQLTAVFEDRGWAESVYVTNDTFALLRSGVDEPRGVAVVCGAGINCSGMLPDGRTARFTALGKLTGDWGGGAQLAEEAFWSASRAEDGRGPETALLTALPMHYGLPSLAAVIEAFHFGEFPPERQLEAGPVLFQVAAAGDTVALGIIQQQAEEIVAMAVSALRRLELLDERVTVVLGGGVLTAGHSDLIERVTRLLADVAPKAVPRVVDVPPVVGAALLGLDHTAAGADAQERLRAAFAPPSAA is encoded by the coding sequence GTGGGCGCGCTAGTTCCGGGCGGAGTTCTCGCCTTCGACGCCGGCAACAGCAAGACCGACGTCGCACTGGTCGCCGCGGACGGGACAGTGCTCGGTATGGCGCGTGGCGGCGGGTTCGAGCCGCAGAAGCTCGGACCTGTCGCCGCAGTGGCCGGACTGGAGCCGCTCGTACGTGCTGCGGCAGCAGAGGCCGGACTGGAGCTGGGCGACGTACCACTGGTGCAGCAGATCTCGGCGTGCCTGGCGAACGCCGATCTGCCGATCGAGGTGGAGCAGCTCACCGCTGTCTTCGAGGACCGCGGTTGGGCGGAGTCGGTTTACGTCACCAACGACACCTTCGCGCTACTGCGCTCCGGAGTGGACGAACCGCGTGGTGTGGCAGTGGTGTGCGGTGCAGGGATCAACTGCTCCGGGATGTTGCCGGACGGGCGGACGGCGCGGTTCACGGCGCTGGGCAAGCTGACCGGCGACTGGGGCGGCGGTGCGCAGCTTGCCGAGGAGGCGTTCTGGTCGGCGTCGCGGGCGGAGGACGGCCGCGGTCCGGAGACCGCATTGCTGACCGCACTGCCGATGCACTACGGGCTGCCGTCGCTGGCCGCGGTTATCGAGGCGTTTCACTTCGGTGAGTTCCCGCCCGAGCGGCAGCTGGAGGCCGGGCCGGTGCTGTTCCAGGTCGCGGCCGCCGGCGACACTGTTGCCCTGGGCATCATTCAGCAACAGGCCGAGGAGATCGTCGCGATGGCGGTCAGCGCGTTGCGGCGCCTCGAGCTGCTCGACGAACGCGTGACCGTCGTCCTCGGCGGCGGCGTTCTCACCGCAGGCCACTCGGACTTGATCGAACGCGTCACGCGGCTGCTCGCCGACGTTGCCCCGAAGGCGGTCCCGCGCGTGGTCGACGTACCGCCGGTGGTTGGCGCCGCGTTGCTCGGACTGGATCACACGGCCGCCGGGGCGGATGCGCAGGAGCGGTTACGGGCCGCGTTCGCGCCGCCATCTGCTGCTTGA